A segment of the Serratia fonticola genome:
GTATTGATGTCGCGCGAAGAGTTTGACGGCAAGAGTGAACAGAGCCAACTGTTGGGCGTGCGTATGCGCAGCGGCGGCAAAGATTATTACGCCATCCGTGCTGATGACGGCAAGTTCTACGATCGTCAGGGTTCCGGGTTAGCGCGTGGCTTTATGCGTTTCCCTACCATGAAACAGTTCCGCATTTCTTCCAACTTCAATCCGCGTCGTGTTAACCCGGTGACCGGGCGCATTGCACCGCATAAAGGGGTCGATTTCGCCATGCCGGTCGGCACGCCAGTGCTGGCTGTGGGTGATGGTGAGGTGGTGATCGCCAAACGCAGCGGTGCGGCGGGTAACTATATTGCGATCCGTCATGGTCGCCAATATACCACCCGTTACATGCATCTGAAAAAACTGTTGGTCAAACCAGGCCAGAAAGTGAAACGCGGCGATCGCATTGCACTTTCCGGCAATACCGGCCGCTCTACCGGCCCACATCTGCACTATGAACTGTGGACTAACCAGCAGGCGGTGAATCCGCTGACGGCTAAATTGCCACGTTCGGAAGGGTTGAGTGGCAAAGATCGCTCTGACTATCTGGCGCAGGTGAAAGAAGTGGTTCCACAGTTGCAGTTGGATTAATCACGTCTGTCATATTTGATTTACCATCGGCCTGATTTCGGGCCGATGCTTTTTTTTATTAGCACCTGCTCGGAGTCTATCTTTTACATTGCAAGCGACTGCATCATAATTATGGCGGTTCTTTCTGAACTGGCGGCTTGGCTGCAACTTGAAATTTATTGGCTATAGAGTGTTATATCTTCCGGGCAGACGCATTGAGTTAAGAGCGGGTTCATGCAAAAAGAGAAAAAATCGAACGTAGAGTTCATCCCACAATTTCAAAAAGTTTTCTATCATCCGCGCTACTGGGGCGTTTGGTTGGGCACTGGGTTGATGGCGGGTATTTCTCTGGTCCCGGCGCGCGTGCGCGATCCACTCTTGGGGGCAGTTGGCAGGCTGGCGGGGAAAGTGGCCAAAGGAGCTCGCCGCCGTGCTCGCATTAATCTTCTCTACTGCCTGCCGGAGCTGCCGGAAAATGAACGTGAGCATATCATCGACGAGATGTTTGCCACTGCACCGCAATCGATGATCTTGATGGCGGAACTGGCCTGTACCAAACCGGAGAAAGTGCTTAAGCGGGTGCGCTGGCATGGTGAGGACGTGCTGGATAAAATCCGTGAGGAAGGGCGTAACGTGATCTTCCTGGTCCCTCACGGTTGGGCGGTGGATGTGCCCGCGATGCTGATGGCGGCGCGTGGTCAACCGATGGCGGCGATGTTTCATAACCAGAGTAATCCGCTGGTTGATTATCTGTGGAATACCGTGCGCCGCAAGTTTGGTGGCCGTATGCACGCGCGTAACGACGGTATCAAACCCTTCATCAGCTCGGTCCGTCAGGGGTATTGGGGTTACTATTTACCGGATCAGGATCATGGCGCTGAGCACAGCGAGTTTGTGGACTTCTTTGCCACCTATAAAGCCACGCTGCCTGCCGTTGGCCGTTTGATGAAAGTCTGCAAAGCGGCAATCGTGCCGCTATTTCCGGTATACGATGGGAAAACCAGTATGCTGGATATTTATATTCGCGAGCCGATGGATGATTTGGCAGATGCTGATGACCCGCGTATCGCCCGCCGTATGAATGAAGAGGTGGAGAATCTGGTTGGCCCGAATCCAGAACAGTACACCTGGATCCTGAAATTGCTGAAAACGCGCAAAGAAGGGGAGATAGAACCTTACTCACGTGACGATTTATATCGTTAAACGAAACGGGTTTTTTGCGATAAGCCGAGCGGGTGACCGTTCGGCTTTTCTATTTCTAACAATGCACCAGGCAGCCTTGCTGGATCAGTTGTTCAATCACTGGCGATGCGTGGCTAAAGTCATTCCAGCGTAAGTCTAATCGCCGCAGATTTTTCATCTGTGTCATGGTTTGTGGTAATTCACTCAGATGGTTGGCACGCAGGTCTAATGAGACTAGCGACGTCAGTGTGCCAAAATCCTCTGGTAGCTTGGTCAAACGATTAAAACGCAGATTAAGCGAGGTCAGTTTGGGCAGTTGGCAGAATTGATCCGGCAAATGGGTGATGGCGTTCTTTTCTAAATCCAACACCTGCAACTCGGTCAGTTGAGCGATCTCTGCCGGGAGCGTTGTGAGACGGTTGTTCATCAGGTGTAATTCACGTAGTTGCTCCAGGTTGCCGATCTCAGCGGGTAACGCGGCAATAGCATTATTGTAGAGGCGAAGTTCCTGCAGCGCCCCTAGTGCGCAGATTGCCAATGGAAACTGCGCGAGCAGGTTATCAGTCATATTCAGATAACGCAGTGCCTGTAATTGGCGTAATGAGTCGGGAACCTGGCTAAAGCCATTATCGCTTAAATACAGATAGGTTAACTGGTGCAATGCGCCTATTTCTGACGGGAGTGACGTGGTTTGATTGTGGCCAAAGTCGAACATTTCCAAGTGGCTCAACAGGCCGATTGTCGCGGGCAACTGAGTAATGGCGTTGCAGGAAATATTGAGCACTTTCAGACCGCGATGGTGAAATATCTGCTCCGGAAAGGTCGTCAGGTGATTATTATACAGGCTGATTTTCAGTAATGAAGAGCCGCATAGGCTCTCTTCGTTCAACGTTACCAATTGCTGCCCATCAAGTTCTAGCGTTGTCTGAGCTGCAGGCAGATGCTGCGGATGATGTTGGTGCAGCATGAAGATGTTCTCCGTATAAGGATAAAAAAAGCCGGTCAGCATTTACCGACCGGCTTCATGTTACGTGTGGTAATTATTCTACACGCAGGATACGGCTGGTATTGGTGGTGCCTACGGTGCTCATGACGTCACCTTGGGTGACCAGCACCAGGTCGCCAGAAACCAGATAGCCTTTATCGCGCAGGCGTGCGATCGCGTCATTGGCTGCGGTGACACCATCGCTATGACTACCGAAATATACCGGGGTGACGCCCCGGTACAGCGCCGTCAGGTTCAGCGTGTGTTCATGGCGAGACATGGCAAAAATGGGCAAGCCGGAGCTGATACGTGACATCATCAGGGCCGTGCGGCCAGATTCGGTCATGGCGATGATTGCGGTAACCCCTTTCAGGTGGTTGGCCGCATACATGGTCGACATGGCGATCGCTTCTTCGATATTGTCGAACTGCACATCCAGACGGTGTTTGGAAACGTTGATGCTTGGGATTTTCTCTGCACCCAGGCAAACGCGAGCCATGGCGGCTACCGTTTCGGAAGGGTACTGACCCGCGGCGGTTTCGGCCGACAGCATTACGGCATCGGTTCCGTCGAGCACGGCGTTAGCCACGTCCATGACTTCTGCACGGGTCGGCATTGGGTTGGTGATCATCGATTCCATCATCTGGGTCGCCGTGATCACAGCGCGGTTCAGCGTACGGGCGCGGCGGATCAGTTTCTTCTGGATACCCACCAATTCCGGGTCGCCGATTTCTACGCCCAGGTCGCCACGGGCAACCATCACCACGTCGGAGGCCAGGATGATGTCATCCATTGCCTCGTCACTGCAGACGGCTTCTGCTCGTTCTACTTTGGAGACGATTTTCGCGTTACAGCCTGCGTCACGCGCCAGGCGACGCGCGTAGTTAAGGTCTTCGCCCGTGCGCGGGAAGGAGACGGCCAGATAGTCGACGCCAATCTTGGCAGCGGTAATGATATCGGCCTTGTCTTTCTCGGTCAGCGCTTCGGCGGACAGGCCGCCACCCAGTTTGTTGATGCCTTTGTTGTTCGACAGCGGGCCACCTACGGTGACTTCGGTGAACACTTTCATGCCCTGAACTTCGAGGACTTTTAACTGTACGCGGCCGTCATCGAGCAGCAAGACATCGCCGGGCACTACGTCGGCAGGCAGGCCTTTATAATCGATACCGACTTTCTCTTTGTCGCCTTCACCTTTTGACAGGTTGGCATCAAGCAGGAATTTGTCACCGATATTGAGGAAGATTTTGCCTTCCTTAAAGGTGGATACGCGGATTTTTGGCCCTTGAAGATCGCCTAAAATGGCGACATGACGTCCCAATTTGGCAGCAATCTCACGCACTTTGTCTGCGCGAGCCTGGTGGTCTTCTGCGCTGCCGTGGGAAAAGTTAAGCCGAACTACGTTTGCACCCGCAGCAATGATCTTTTCCAGATTATTGTCGCGGTCGGTAGCCGGACCCAGTGTAGTAACGATTTTGGTTCTTCTGAGCCGTCTGGACATGTATTACTCCGTTGACTGGTGAAGCAAATATTGGTGTTGCTAAACGTTAGGATAACGAAACCGGGGAAGAACAGCCACTTTAGCGGGAGGATGTTTCATCCAGGTTACCCCTATGAGCGTAAAAACACGGTACTACCTAAAATTCCGCCGCTCAAACCGTGAGTTGAGCGGCGGTTATCAAAATGATTACGAGTCAAAACTGTCAGGAATGATAACCCCTTTATCAAAGCGCGATTCTTTCAAGGCTTCCTTGACCCGCTTCAAGTTATCTCTGAATTTAGCGCCCCGACGCAGCGTAAATCCGGTGGCCAACACATCAATCAGGGTTAACTGGGCGATCCGCGATACCATTGGCATATAGACATCGGTATCTTCCGGCACGTCCAGCAGCAGGGCGAGGGTGGCTTCTTTGGCCAGCGGCGTATCGCGTGAGGTGATGGCGATAACCGTTGCGTCATTTTCACGCGCCAGGTGGGCCATTTCGACCAGATTCTTGGTTCGCCCGGTGTGGGAGATCAAAACCACCACGTCGCCTTCTGTCGAGTTCATGCAGCTCATGCGCTGCATGACGATATCGTCAAAATAAACCACTGGAATATTGAAGCGGAAAAATTTGTTCATGGCGTCGTGGGCGACGGCAGCAGAGGCCCCCAGACCAAAGAAAGAGATTTTTTTGGCCTGGGTGAGCAGATCGACCGCACGATTAATGGCGGTAATGTCGAGATTTGCCTTTACTGTATCCAGACTAGCCATTACCGACTCAAAGATTTTACCGGTGTAGGCTTCGACGCTGTCGTCTTCTTCTACATTACGGTTTACATAAGGCGTTCCGTTGGCCAGGCTTTGTGCCAGATGCAACTTGAAGTCGGGGAACCCTTTGGTATCAAGGCGGCGACAAAAACGATTGACGGTCGGTTCACTGACATCGGCCATTTTGGCAAGCCGGGCGATGCTGGAGTGAATAGCGGTTTGCGGGGAGGCCAGGATCACCTCGGCGACTTTCCTTTCAGATTTGCTCAGGAGCTCCAGATGGCTCTGGATTTTGTCCAGCGTATTCATATAGCGAGAGTCACTCATGGTTTAACCCGTCGTATTTCAAAGGGTAATTTGAAATTCATAGGGTATGTCGATTTCAATCAAAGGAGAAATCAATGCCAGTTTAATGAAAATATACTACGTGCTGGAAACCGTTGGCAGTGTTGACGAGGGATAAGCTGGCTTTTTTCACCAGAACATGACCTGTGTCTAACTTTCATAATGGTAAAAGAGTGTCAAAAAAGACAGAAAATTACAGTTTTCCCTGTCGCCAGCGGCGTTAGCGCTGTGTTGCGGGTAACGCCGCAGTTTCTGAGGCTTTTTTTTCTGCTTTTGATCCGGGTTTACTGGCCGTAGTCAAAGAGAGTACATTAGTAATGTAAGAAAATTACAAATATCCTGCAACGAGGAGATGAACATGGCGGTAACCTCAACAGCCCAGGCGTGTGACCTGGTTATTTTCGGCGCGAAAGGCGATCTGGCGCGTCGTAAACTGCTGCCTTCCCTGTACCAGTTAGAGAAAGCCGGTCACATCCACCCGGATACCCGAATTATTGGCGTAGGCCGTGCCGAGTGGGATAAAGAAGCCTATACCAAGGTCGTCAAGGAAGCGCTTGGCACCTTTATGAAAGAAGAGTTGGACGATGAGTTGTGGGCAACGCTCAGCGCCCGCCTCGATTTCTGCAATCTGGATGTCAACGATAGCAAACACTTTGCCAACCTTGGCAAGATGCTGGATCAGAAACATCGTACCACCATCAACTATTTCGCGATGCCGCCAAGCACCTTTGGTGCGATCTGCAAAGGTCTGGGTGAAGCCAAGCTGAACAAAGAGCCCGCGCGCGTGGTCATGGAAAAGCCGCTCGGTACCGATCTGGCCTCTTCGCGTGTCATTAACGATCAGGTCGCGGAGTATTTTAACGAATGTCAGGTTTACCGCATCGACCACTATCTGGGTAAAGAGACGGTACTGAACCTGCTGGCACTGCGTTTTGCCAACTCACTGTTTGCTTCCAACTGGGATAACCGCACTATCGATCATGTGCAGATCACCGTGGCAGAAGAAGTGGGTATTGAGGGGCGTTGGGGCTATTTCGATCAGGCCGGGCAGATGCGCGACATGATCCAGAACCACCTGTTGCAAATCCTTACCATGATCGCCATGTCGCCACCGGCGGACTTGACCACTGACCGTATCCGTGACGAAAAGGTTAAAGTATTGCGCTCGCTGCGCCGTATCGATCAGACCAATGTCCGGGAAACCACCGTACGCGGCCAGTACACTTCAGGCTTCGTACAGGGCAAGAAAGTACCGGGATATCTGGAAGAGGAAGGGGCCAACAAGAGCAGCAACACCGAGACGTTTGTTTCCATCCGCGTGGATATTGATAACTGGCAATGGGCGGGGGTACCGTTCTACTTGCGTACCGGTAAACGCCTGCCGACCAAATGTTCAGAAGTGGTGGTGTACTTTAAGAACCCGCCATTGAACCTGTTCCGTGATTCTTACCAACAGTTGCCGCAGAACAAGCTGACTATCCGCCTGCAACCGGATGAAGGGATCGAAATCCAGGTGCTGAATAAAGTACCAGGGCTGGATCATAAACACCGCCTGCAAACCACCAAGCTGGATCTGAGTTTCTCGGAAACCTTCAATCAGGAACATGTGGCAGACGCCTACGAGCGCCTGTTGCTGGAAACCATGCGCGGTATTCAGGCGCTGTTCGTACGCCGTGATGAAGTGGAAGAAGCCTGGAAATGGGTCGACTCCATCATGGATGCATGGAAAGCGGATAACGAAGCACCAAAACCGTACCAGTCAGGTACCTGGGGACCGGTCGCTTCCGTTGCCATGATCACCCGTGACGGTCGTTCATGGAATGAGTTCGAGTAAACCCTGATACTGGCCCCGCTCTATTAATGGAGCGGGGCTAAAAAGCGGTACGATTGGAATCCGCAGCAATGCGGAGCCCTGTGGCAGGGGCGTGCCATACATAAACCGAAAGTAGTGGAGATAATGACGATGAAAAACTGGAAAACCAGTGCAGAGCAGATCATGACGGCAGGCCCCGTCGTTCCGGTGATTGTGATTAACAAGCTGGAACACGCTGTGCCGCTGGCGAAAGCGCTGGTTGCAGGTGGCGTGCGTGTGTTGGAAGTTACGCTGCGTACTGCCTGCGCGATGGATGCGATTCGTGCAATTGCCAAAGAAGTACCGGATGCCATCATTGGTGCGGGTACGGTGATTAATGCACAACAACTGCATGAAGTAACCGAAGCCGGGGCACAGTTTGCCATCAGCCCTGGCCTGACGGCCGATCTGCTGAAAGCCGCCACCGCTGGCAGCATTCCGTTGATCCCAGGTATCAGCACCGTTTCTGAACTGATGTTGGGGATGGACCATGGCCTGCGTGAGTTTAAATTCTTCCCTGCGGAAGCTAACGGTGGCGTCAAGGCGCTGCAAGCGATTGCCGGGCCGTTCTCACAGGTGCGTTTCTGCCCGACCGGCGGTATTACGCCGAACAACTATCGCGACTATCTGGCACTGAAAAGCGTGCTGTGCATCGGTGGTTCGTGGCTGGTACCGGCAGATGCTCTTGAGAAAGGGGATTATGCCCGTATCACCGAACTGGCGCGTGAAGCCGTCAAGGGTGCGACAGCTTAAACCTGTTCTCTCTTCTGCTGATGCCAATCCTTTGTGATTGGCATTTTTTTTGCCTGCCAATCCCACGACTTCACATTTTACAGTGGTCGGGCTGCCTAGCCCTGTATTAGGATGGATTTACTGTGGCCTGGCGATAGCCCTGCCAATTGCGAACATCTCATTATTTAATAAATTATAAATATACCCATCAACGCTGAGGTTACCCTTTGCAAGATGATGGGTATGACAACAGGTTCCCATGAAACGTAAAGACGCAGTTTGCCAGGAGCTGGAACGCCTTACCTTGACGCTTACCACGGAAACGCTAGAACAGAGCGGGGGCGGTTTTGCCGCAGAAACCATCGCTTTCAATCTGGGGTTGGCACGTAACTCTGTCAGTAAAGACCTCAACCAATTACACAGCGCGCGGTTGGTCATCAAGATAAAATCCCGTCCAGTGCTGTTTTTACACCGAAGCGTGTATGAACAGCTGATTGGTCAGGTATTGCCGGATGAACAGTTGGAGGCCAAAGACCTACAGGCGCTGTTACCGCCTACCTCCTTACCACAAGCGCAGAGTGACGATCCTTTCCAAGCGGTGATTGGTTATGATCGTAGCCTGCGCCTGGCAGTAGAAAAAGGGAAAGCGGCCGTGCTTTATCCCGGTGGCTTACATGTGTTGCTGACCGGACCTTCTGGCGTAGGGAAAACCTTTTTTGCCGAGGTGATGCACCAATTCGCCTGCGTGCAGCAACCGCAGCGCCAGATCCCTTTGATGTATTTCAACTGTGCCGAATATGCACATAACCCGGAACTGCTCTCATCCCATCTGTTTGGTCACAGGCAGGGGGCGTTTACCGGCGCGATTGAGAGCAAACGCGGCCTGATAGAGCAGGCGGATGGCGGGTTCTTGCTACTGGATGAAGTACACCGTCTGCCCTATGAAGGGCAGGAAAAGCTGTTTTCGATCCTCGATAAAGGTGAATACCGGCCACTGGGCTCGAGTGATAAAGCCCGCCCTATCAGCGTAAGGCTGATTTGCGCCACCACAGAAAGCCCGGACTCGACCTTATTGCGCACTTTCCTGCGCCGTATTCAGGTTTCGATCGCTATACCCGCGTTGCGAGCGCGTTCACTGGAGGAACAGGTAGAAATCATTACCGGTTTCCTGCAACAGGAGAGCCGCAAGATCGGCCGCATCATCCGGCTGGATAAAAACCTGCTGTTATATCTGCTGGAAAAGCCGCTCAGTGGCAATATCGGCCAGTTGAAAAGCGATATTCAATTTCTCTGCGCCCAGGCCTGGGCTAGCGGCATGGGGCACAGTAGCCCTCGTTTGCTGCTGGATAAACGCTTGATGGATGTGCCGCACTCGGCCAGCGCGGGCAGCCGGTTGCTGGTAGATGCGCTATTCGGCCAGCAGGACTACCTGGATATCAGCTCTCAACCGCTGGACCGCCTCAAACAGCACCTGAGCGCGCTCAGCCGCGAGCAGGACAGCGATCTGTTCTATACCTATCTGACGCGCGAATACGTCAATCTGCGTAACAGCAATGTCCCACCGCAGGAAACGCTGTCGATACTGAAGAATAAACTGCGCACGATTTTTGAGTATGGTCTCTACAGCCGCAACGGCACTGAGAGTCAGGAGCGTTATTATGGTGGTCAGGTTGAGCAGCGCATTACCCTGCTGACCGGCTGCATTGAGCAGGTTCTGGGGTTCCCGTTGCCGCAGAATATGGCGGGGCATTTGCGTAAACACCTGCTGGCACTGCTTTCTTACGTGCAGAAAGGATTAATCCCCAACCTGTACTCGTCCAGCCTGATTCTGGATTACTGCAAGGATGAGTACGACAACGCCAATCTGTTGTGCCGCAAGATTAATGAAATTTTCCACATCCAATGTCCGTCAACGGAAATCGTCTATTTGTGTCTGTTTTTGCAAGAGTGCCGCAGTTTTCGGCAACGCAAGGCGGTCAACCCGGATTGCGGTGCGATGCTGATTGGCCATGGCGCAACAACCGCCAGCAGCATGGCGCATTATGTCAATCGGGTGTTGGAATGTGAGTTGTTTACCGCCATTGATATGCCGTTTGAGCAGTCGGTGCATGACACATTGGAATTGCTCATCGCCACACTGCGGGAAAAACGTTACCAGCGATTGATCCTGATCGTCGATATCGGCTCGCTGGTGCATTTTGCCAGCACCGTCAGCAAGCTGTTCCACATCGATGTACTACTGATCCAGAACATTACCATGGCTTCGCTGCTGGAGATTGGGCTGGATCTGACTTACGAAACCAGTGATTTCGCCCCCTTGATGGAACTGATGGCCAGCAAAGGGATTGCCCATCATCTTTATGACCAGCGTGAAGAAGAAACCGGCAAGGTGCTGGCGATCTCCTGCATCACCGGCATGGGAACCGCGGTGAAAATCAAGAAGGTATTGGAGGAGAGCTTCGGTGAGCTGATGGCGGAAGACACCCGCATGGTGCTGGTAGATTACAACGAAGTCCGCAGCCTGGAGCGTCTGCGTCAGGTGATTGGCAGTAATGAACGGCTGGTGGGGATTGTGGGCACTTTCCAGCCCGGCTTGCCAGACATCCCATTTATTGCGTTGGAAGAGCTGTTCTCCGAGCAAGGGCCGGAGCTGGTGCTAAGTTTATTGAACCCCGATCTCGGCAGCACTGAACGCCAGCTACAGGTTGAACGCTGTTCCATGCGCTTTATCAGCGCGCTGACGCTGGAAAGCATCATCAACCATATTTCGGTGTTGAATGCCCAAAGGATCCTGCAGGAGATGGAAGGGGTATTACACCAGATTTGTCGTACGCTGGATCTGCAACCTTCGCGGCAGGTGACACTTCGCTTCCTGATCCACTGCTGTTGTATGGTGGAGCGTATCGTTTTAAGCCACAAACCGTTACAGATTGCGCTGGACGTTCAGCAAGATATCGACCAACAGGCATTTTCTGTCATCAAAAGCGCGTTTTCCCCGATCGAGCGAGCCTATTCCATCCGCTTATCCGATGCGGAATATTTTTATATCTACGAACTCCTTTACCGCTAAACCCTTCTGTGGCGGGCCCTGGCGGCCCGCTATCTCCTGAGTATTCACCTGCGTGCCACAAAGCTGGCACGGGCATTGCTATATCTCTAGTGAAGCGAAAATTATCAATGACTTTCAATAGATTGCCAGGAGGCCATTTTGGCGGCATTACCCGAAATTTTACTACTGACACATGGTGGCTGGGGCCAACAACTGCGTGAGAGCGTGCGTATGGTGATCGGCGAAACCACAGGGGTATTCGACATTGCGCTGATGCCGGTCGATACCCTGGCGGAATTCCACGCACGGGTGGAGCAGCAGGTAAAAACCATGCCGGAAGGCTCGTTGATCCTCACCGATTTTATCGGTGGAACCACCTCTAATGTGGCGGCGCGATTAAGCCGTGATTATGCCATCGGTGTGATTTCTGGCCTCAACGCCACCTTGCTGCTGGCTGCCATCGATTTCCGCGAGCAGGGCAATCTGGTTGCCCATCTCGATGAACTGGTTGAATTGGGGCGCAATAGCTGCCTTGACGTGGTTAAACAAATTAAATCAATAACATCAGGGGAATAAATATTATGGCCAAGATCGTTTTATGTCGCATCGACAGCCGTTTGATACACGGTCAGGTCGTGACCAAGTGGGTTGGGCAGTCACAGGCTAACCGCATTGCGGTGGTCAGCGATGAGTTGGAAGCCGATCCGTTTATGAAGAGCATCTATCTGATGGCGGCACCGCCCAATGTGACCGTGGATTGCTACGGCAACCAGAGTTTCGCGGCGGCATGGCAGGAGAATCAACTGGGTGAGGGTAACGTGTTGGTGTTGTTCCCGAATCTCGCTGCGGTACAACAGGCGGTGATTGCCGGTTTTGAGGTCAAAAATATCCAGGTGGGGGGGCTGGGCGGAGGGCCAAATCGCAAGG
Coding sequences within it:
- the lpxM gene encoding lauroyl-Kdo(2)-lipid IV(A) myristoyltransferase (LpxM is lauroyl-Kdo(2)-lipid IV(A) myristoyltransferase, an enzyme characterized in Escherichia coli and involved in biosynthesis of the form of lipid A found in that species and some closely related species.) is translated as MQKEKKSNVEFIPQFQKVFYHPRYWGVWLGTGLMAGISLVPARVRDPLLGAVGRLAGKVAKGARRRARINLLYCLPELPENEREHIIDEMFATAPQSMILMAELACTKPEKVLKRVRWHGEDVLDKIREEGRNVIFLVPHGWAVDVPAMLMAARGQPMAAMFHNQSNPLVDYLWNTVRRKFGGRMHARNDGIKPFISSVRQGYWGYYLPDQDHGAEHSEFVDFFATYKATLPAVGRLMKVCKAAIVPLFPVYDGKTSMLDIYIREPMDDLADADDPRIARRMNEEVENLVGPNPEQYTWILKLLKTRKEGEIEPYSRDDLYR
- a CDS encoding leucine-rich repeat domain-containing protein, translated to MLHQHHPQHLPAAQTTLELDGQQLVTLNEESLCGSSLLKISLYNNHLTTFPEQIFHHRGLKVLNISCNAITQLPATIGLLSHLEMFDFGHNQTTSLPSEIGALHQLTYLYLSDNGFSQVPDSLRQLQALRYLNMTDNLLAQFPLAICALGALQELRLYNNAIAALPAEIGNLEQLRELHLMNNRLTTLPAEIAQLTELQVLDLEKNAITHLPDQFCQLPKLTSLNLRFNRLTKLPEDFGTLTSLVSLDLRANHLSELPQTMTQMKNLRRLDLRWNDFSHASPVIEQLIQQGCLVHC
- the pyk gene encoding pyruvate kinase, encoding MSRRLRRTKIVTTLGPATDRDNNLEKIIAAGANVVRLNFSHGSAEDHQARADKVREIAAKLGRHVAILGDLQGPKIRVSTFKEGKIFLNIGDKFLLDANLSKGEGDKEKVGIDYKGLPADVVPGDVLLLDDGRVQLKVLEVQGMKVFTEVTVGGPLSNNKGINKLGGGLSAEALTEKDKADIITAAKIGVDYLAVSFPRTGEDLNYARRLARDAGCNAKIVSKVERAEAVCSDEAMDDIILASDVVMVARGDLGVEIGDPELVGIQKKLIRRARTLNRAVITATQMMESMITNPMPTRAEVMDVANAVLDGTDAVMLSAETAAGQYPSETVAAMARVCLGAEKIPSINVSKHRLDVQFDNIEEAIAMSTMYAANHLKGVTAIIAMTESGRTALMMSRISSGLPIFAMSRHEHTLNLTALYRGVTPVYFGSHSDGVTAANDAIARLRDKGYLVSGDLVLVTQGDVMSTVGTTNTSRILRVE
- a CDS encoding MurR/RpiR family transcriptional regulator codes for the protein MNTLDKIQSHLELLSKSERKVAEVILASPQTAIHSSIARLAKMADVSEPTVNRFCRRLDTKGFPDFKLHLAQSLANGTPYVNRNVEEDDSVEAYTGKIFESVMASLDTVKANLDITAINRAVDLLTQAKKISFFGLGASAAVAHDAMNKFFRFNIPVVYFDDIVMQRMSCMNSTEGDVVVLISHTGRTKNLVEMAHLARENDATVIAITSRDTPLAKEATLALLLDVPEDTDVYMPMVSRIAQLTLIDVLATGFTLRRGAKFRDNLKRVKEALKESRFDKGVIIPDSFDS
- the zwf gene encoding glucose-6-phosphate dehydrogenase; translation: MAVTSTAQACDLVIFGAKGDLARRKLLPSLYQLEKAGHIHPDTRIIGVGRAEWDKEAYTKVVKEALGTFMKEELDDELWATLSARLDFCNLDVNDSKHFANLGKMLDQKHRTTINYFAMPPSTFGAICKGLGEAKLNKEPARVVMEKPLGTDLASSRVINDQVAEYFNECQVYRIDHYLGKETVLNLLALRFANSLFASNWDNRTIDHVQITVAEEVGIEGRWGYFDQAGQMRDMIQNHLLQILTMIAMSPPADLTTDRIRDEKVKVLRSLRRIDQTNVRETTVRGQYTSGFVQGKKVPGYLEEEGANKSSNTETFVSIRVDIDNWQWAGVPFYLRTGKRLPTKCSEVVVYFKNPPLNLFRDSYQQLPQNKLTIRLQPDEGIEIQVLNKVPGLDHKHRLQTTKLDLSFSETFNQEHVADAYERLLLETMRGIQALFVRRDEVEEAWKWVDSIMDAWKADNEAPKPYQSGTWGPVASVAMITRDGRSWNEFE
- a CDS encoding bifunctional 4-hydroxy-2-oxoglutarate aldolase/2-dehydro-3-deoxy-phosphogluconate aldolase, which codes for MKNWKTSAEQIMTAGPVVPVIVINKLEHAVPLAKALVAGGVRVLEVTLRTACAMDAIRAIAKEVPDAIIGAGTVINAQQLHEVTEAGAQFAISPGLTADLLKAATAGSIPLIPGISTVSELMLGMDHGLREFKFFPAEANGGVKALQAIAGPFSQVRFCPTGGITPNNYRDYLALKSVLCIGGSWLVPADALEKGDYARITELAREAVKGATA
- the dagR gene encoding transcriptional regulator DagR, giving the protein MKRKDAVCQELERLTLTLTTETLEQSGGGFAAETIAFNLGLARNSVSKDLNQLHSARLVIKIKSRPVLFLHRSVYEQLIGQVLPDEQLEAKDLQALLPPTSLPQAQSDDPFQAVIGYDRSLRLAVEKGKAAVLYPGGLHVLLTGPSGVGKTFFAEVMHQFACVQQPQRQIPLMYFNCAEYAHNPELLSSHLFGHRQGAFTGAIESKRGLIEQADGGFLLLDEVHRLPYEGQEKLFSILDKGEYRPLGSSDKARPISVRLICATTESPDSTLLRTFLRRIQVSIAIPALRARSLEEQVEIITGFLQQESRKIGRIIRLDKNLLLYLLEKPLSGNIGQLKSDIQFLCAQAWASGMGHSSPRLLLDKRLMDVPHSASAGSRLLVDALFGQQDYLDISSQPLDRLKQHLSALSREQDSDLFYTYLTREYVNLRNSNVPPQETLSILKNKLRTIFEYGLYSRNGTESQERYYGGQVEQRITLLTGCIEQVLGFPLPQNMAGHLRKHLLALLSYVQKGLIPNLYSSSLILDYCKDEYDNANLLCRKINEIFHIQCPSTEIVYLCLFLQECRSFRQRKAVNPDCGAMLIGHGATTASSMAHYVNRVLECELFTAIDMPFEQSVHDTLELLIATLREKRYQRLILIVDIGSLVHFASTVSKLFHIDVLLIQNITMASLLEIGLDLTYETSDFAPLMELMASKGIAHHLYDQREEETGKVLAISCITGMGTAVKIKKVLEESFGELMAEDTRMVLVDYNEVRSLERLRQVIGSNERLVGIVGTFQPGLPDIPFIALEELFSEQGPELVLSLLNPDLGSTERQLQVERCSMRFISALTLESIINHISVLNAQRILQEMEGVLHQICRTLDLQPSRQVTLRFLIHCCCMVERIVLSHKPLQIALDVQQDIDQQAFSVIKSAFSPIERAYSIRLSDAEYFYIYELLYR
- a CDS encoding PTS sugar transporter subunit IIA, with translation MLAALPEILLLTHGGWGQQLRESVRMVIGETTGVFDIALMPVDTLAEFHARVEQQVKTMPEGSLILTDFIGGTTSNVAARLSRDYAIGVISGLNATLLLAAIDFREQGNLVAHLDELVELGRNSCLDVVKQIKSITSGE